The sequence GACCTGGTGATCTTCGCGGCGGGCGCGCGCCCGGCCACGCAGCTCGCGCGCGACGCCGGGCTTGCGACCGGCCGGTTCGGGGGCATCCTGGTGGATGCGCGCATGCGCACCTCGGACCCGAACATCTACGCGGGCGGCGACTGCGTGGAGCTGCGCCATCTGGTGAGCGGCCACACGGTGCACCTGCCGCTCGGCTCGCTGGCCAACCGCGCGGGCCGGGTGATCGGCAGCAACGTCACGGGCGGGGACGCGCGTTTCGAGGGCGTGGTCGGCTCGTTCGTGATCAAGGTCTTCGGCCTGGGCGTGGCCCGCGCGGGCCTGACCGAGGCCCAGGCGCGGGACGCGGGCTTCGACCCGGCGTACGCCATCGTGCCGACCACGGACAAGGCGCATTTCTATCCCGGCGCGAAGATGCTCTACTTCAAGCTC comes from Desulfovibrio sp. X2 and encodes:
- a CDS encoding FAD-dependent oxidoreductase, giving the protein GAIGIEMCEALSDLWGIDTTLIEMAPQILPQALGSDFARVAQHELEKNGVKVLLAETVTGIKGDDSGRVRAVRTKGAGEIPCDLVIFAAGARPATQLARDAGLATGRFGGILVDARMRTSDPNIYAGGDCVELRHLVSGHTVHLPLGSLANRAGRVIGSNVTGGDARFEGVVGSFVIKVFGLGVARAGLTEAQARDAGFDPAYAIVPTTDKAHFYPGAKMLYFKLIADRKSRRVLGVEAICENGDAAKARVDAVAALLPHRATVEDVSNLEVAYAPPFAQAMD